The following are encoded together in the Deinococcus soli (ex Cha et al. 2016) genome:
- a CDS encoding MerR family transcriptional regulator, with product MRIGELAARTGSSVRALRHYDRTGVLSSVRQDNGYRTFIPEDVARVRLIRMFLAVGFTLDEIRRYAPCWQAGGTPADSAAGDVAHFYRRKLAELDTQLRDLHVIRDRLSAQLDALERSGTTCAAPPRETP from the coding sequence ATGCGAATCGGCGAACTCGCGGCCCGCACTGGCAGCAGTGTCCGCGCCCTGCGGCACTACGACCGGACCGGCGTCCTCAGCAGTGTCCGTCAGGACAACGGGTACCGCACCTTCATCCCGGAGGACGTGGCCCGCGTGCGCCTGATCCGCATGTTCCTGGCAGTGGGCTTCACCCTCGACGAGATCCGCCGGTACGCCCCGTGCTGGCAGGCCGGCGGGACCCCCGCTGATTCCGCCGCCGGGGACGTCGCCCACTTTTACCGCCGTAAGCTCGCGGAACTCGACACGCAACTGCGGGACCTGCACGTCATCCGTGACCGCCTGAGTGCGCAGCTGGACGCCCTTGAGCGCTCCGGCACGACCTGCGCCGCGCCTCCCCGGGAGACCCCATGA
- a CDS encoding MBL fold metallo-hydrolase, which yields MNLTLLRNATLRLELAGQTVLIDPMLGERHTLPSFGGLEANPTVPLPVPPDAALHGVTLLVVSHLHPDHLDAAALAALPRDLPLLCQPGDEATLRGHGFQHVTPLQDSLTLQGLTFTRTVGEHGSGEILSRMGHAMGFTLRAPGEPSLYWAGDTVLIPAVRETIAREQPDVIVTHSGGAALGGTLIIMDAAQTVDVLRAAPDATVVAVHLESLDHCATTRADLRNAAQAAGVAARLLVPQDGETLTLA from the coding sequence ATGAACCTGACCCTGCTTCGCAACGCCACCCTGCGCCTGGAACTGGCGGGGCAGACTGTCCTGATCGACCCGATGCTCGGTGAGCGGCACACCCTGCCGTCCTTCGGGGGCCTTGAAGCCAACCCCACCGTGCCGCTGCCCGTCCCGCCGGACGCGGCGCTGCACGGCGTGACCCTGCTGGTCGTGTCGCACCTGCACCCCGATCACCTGGACGCGGCGGCCCTGGCGGCGCTGCCCAGGGACCTGCCGCTGCTGTGCCAGCCGGGCGACGAGGCGACCCTGCGCGGGCACGGCTTTCAGCACGTGACGCCCCTCCAGGACAGCCTGACCCTCCAGGGCCTGACCTTCACGCGCACGGTGGGCGAGCACGGCAGCGGCGAGATCCTCTCGCGGATGGGACACGCGATGGGCTTCACGCTGCGCGCGCCCGGGGAACCCAGCCTGTACTGGGCGGGCGACACCGTCCTCATTCCCGCCGTGCGGGAGACCATCGCCCGCGAGCAGCCGGACGTGATCGTCACACATTCGGGCGGCGCGGCGCTGGGCGGGACGCTGATCATCATGGACGCCGCGCAGACCGTGGACGTGCTGCGCGCCGCGCCGGACGCGACCGTGGTGGCCGTGCATCTGGAAAGCCTGGACCACTGCGCCACCACCCGCGCCGACCTGCGGAACGCGGCACAGGCGGCGGGCGTCGCCGCGCGCCTGCTCGTCCCGCAGGACGGTGAGACCCTGACGCTGGCGTGA